In one Pseudomonas sp. R84 genomic region, the following are encoded:
- a CDS encoding sodium:proton antiporter — MMIVVFWLLAMALFAVATRVGRHFGLIPIVSQLLLASFGLPLLMYFWIEPGWQLSGAELIAPDWLKNLYSLSFALLLGHIFSDVIDLKLDRQSVKIAVPSFAVPFTCGLAAAYWLLPTQPWLNSLALGLVFAITAIPVLYLYLRHIDYPPAATRRLVQTAILIDLTCWTLFGLAQGSLHLSSLLLPLGFACVPLLLNLLRVRRPLTYSLGFFALLVMAEHYKLNALIFGIGYLLCMAALKVPLVLPFPARWMSRLQTWLAIPLILTFGIVQIDVHSALASLGVVQWAALLLLPIASKLLGNWLGLGWAGASFEGASRWRESVLLNIRGLSEIVFLNLLLQQQLITPALYFALMLMGLIATLLPALIGLHRAPLNLQHPLPRSSRANR, encoded by the coding sequence ATGATGATCGTCGTTTTCTGGCTGCTGGCCATGGCCTTGTTCGCCGTGGCCACTCGTGTTGGCCGCCACTTTGGCCTGATTCCGATTGTCAGTCAGTTGCTCCTGGCCAGCTTCGGCTTGCCGCTGCTGATGTACTTCTGGATCGAACCGGGCTGGCAGCTCAGCGGCGCCGAACTGATCGCTCCAGACTGGCTGAAAAACCTCTACAGCCTGAGCTTTGCCCTGCTGCTCGGGCATATTTTCAGTGATGTGATTGATCTGAAACTCGATCGGCAGAGCGTGAAAATCGCCGTGCCGAGTTTTGCCGTGCCGTTCACTTGCGGCTTGGCGGCGGCTTACTGGCTACTGCCAACGCAACCGTGGCTCAACTCGCTGGCCTTAGGACTAGTATTCGCGATCACTGCGATCCCGGTGCTGTACCTGTATCTGCGACACATCGATTACCCGCCCGCCGCCACCCGGCGTCTGGTGCAAACCGCGATCCTCATTGATCTGACCTGCTGGACGCTGTTCGGCCTCGCCCAGGGCAGTCTGCATCTGAGCAGTCTGTTGCTGCCGCTGGGTTTCGCCTGTGTGCCACTGCTATTAAATCTGTTGCGTGTGCGTCGGCCGCTGACTTACAGCCTCGGTTTCTTTGCGCTGCTGGTGATGGCCGAGCATTACAAACTCAACGCGTTGATCTTCGGTATCGGCTACCTGCTGTGCATGGCCGCGCTGAAAGTGCCGCTGGTGCTACCGTTCCCGGCGCGCTGGATGAGCCGTTTGCAGACGTGGCTGGCAATCCCGCTGATCCTCACGTTCGGCATCGTCCAGATCGACGTGCACAGCGCCCTCGCCAGCCTCGGCGTGGTGCAATGGGCGGCGCTGCTGCTGTTGCCGATTGCCAGTAAACTGCTCGGCAACTGGCTCGGTCTCGGCTGGGCCGGCGCTTCGTTCGAAGGCGCCAGCCGCTGGCGCGAAAGCGTGCTGCTGAACATTCGTGGCCTCAGCGAAATCGTCTTTCTCAATCTGCTCTTGCAACAACAGCTCATCACCCCGGCGCTGTACTTCGCGCTGATGCTGATGGGCCTGATCGCGACGCTGCTACCGGCCCTGATCGGCCTGCATCGCGCGCCTTTGAATCTGCAACATCCTCTGCCCCGGAGTTCACGTGCCAATCGTTGA
- a CDS encoding outer membrane lipoprotein carrier protein LolA gives MNVFVKSLSVLALLTLLTLSALANAFDLQQLSEQLAKPDVIHGQFIQEKHLRALPQPLISKGHFVLAKNHGLLWLLKTPLQQDYRISAKGIARRDDNGWQLLPNKSAGAEQNRLFLAVLQGDSSGLQRDFELALSGDAQQWKLTLTPRSLLLKQVFNQINIDGGALVQTIELLETQGDSTVLRMQDSIASQPLSDAEQHDFAE, from the coding sequence ATGAATGTATTTGTTAAAAGCCTGAGCGTGTTGGCGCTGCTGACGCTGCTGACGCTGTCGGCGCTGGCCAACGCCTTCGATCTGCAACAGCTCAGCGAACAACTGGCGAAACCGGACGTGATCCACGGCCAGTTCATCCAGGAAAAACACCTGCGTGCATTACCGCAGCCGCTGATCAGCAAGGGCCATTTCGTTCTGGCGAAAAACCACGGCCTGCTCTGGCTGCTGAAAACCCCGCTGCAGCAGGATTACCGCATCAGCGCCAAAGGCATCGCCCGCCGCGACGATAACGGCTGGCAATTGCTGCCGAACAAGAGCGCAGGGGCTGAACAGAACCGCTTGTTCCTCGCCGTGCTGCAAGGCGACAGCAGTGGCCTGCAACGCGACTTCGAACTGGCCCTGAGCGGTGATGCACAACAGTGGAAACTCACCCTGACGCCGCGCTCGCTGCTGCTCAAGCAAGTGTTCAACCAGATCAACATCGACGGCGGCGCGCTGGTGCAGACCATCGAACTGCTGGAAACCCAAGGCGACAGCACTGTGCTGCGCATGCAGGACAGCATCGCCAGTCAACCGTTGAGCGACGCGGAGCAACATGACTTTGCCGAGTGA
- a CDS encoding NAD(P)/FAD-dependent oxidoreductase, protein MPIVEMESRQVVIIGAGPSGAIAAALLKRKGHDVLVLERQHFPRFSIGESLLSHCLDFVEEAGMLDAVNAAGFQRKTGAAFAWGERYSAFDFSETFSGGKPTTFQVQRADFDKLLADQAALQGSEIRYGDAIVSVDFERTKPQLDVRREDGSEYRVEADFVLDASGYGRVLSRLLDLEAPSNFPVRQAVFTHVEDHIDNPAFDREKILVTTHPEHRDIWFWTIPFSNGRCSVGVVAAEEHFNDRDSDLDACLRSFIAETPSLAGVLNNAVWDTPARTLGGYAANVKTLHGPGFALLGNAAEFLDPVFSSGVTIAMRSASMAAAVLHRQLQGETVDWQSEFAEPLKRGVDTFRCYVEGWYAGTFQDVIFYEDSQAEIRRMICSILAGYAWDERNPFVSEARRRLKMISELCAKDAT, encoded by the coding sequence GTGCCAATCGTTGAAATGGAATCCCGTCAGGTCGTGATCATCGGCGCCGGCCCTTCAGGCGCCATCGCCGCCGCGCTGCTCAAGCGCAAGGGCCACGATGTGCTGGTGCTCGAGCGCCAGCACTTCCCACGCTTTTCCATCGGCGAAAGCCTGCTCAGCCATTGCCTGGATTTCGTCGAAGAGGCCGGCATGCTCGACGCCGTCAATGCCGCCGGCTTCCAGCGCAAGACCGGCGCCGCATTCGCTTGGGGTGAGCGTTACAGCGCCTTCGATTTCAGCGAGACCTTTTCCGGCGGCAAACCGACCACGTTCCAGGTGCAGCGTGCCGACTTCGACAAACTGCTGGCTGATCAAGCGGCATTGCAGGGCTCGGAAATCCGCTACGGCGATGCCATCGTCAGCGTCGATTTCGAGCGGACGAAACCGCAGCTGGATGTGCGCCGCGAGGACGGCAGTGAGTACCGCGTCGAAGCGGATTTCGTCCTCGATGCCAGCGGCTACGGCCGCGTGTTGTCGCGACTGCTGGACCTGGAAGCACCGTCGAATTTCCCGGTGCGTCAGGCGGTGTTCACCCACGTCGAAGATCACATCGACAACCCGGCATTTGATCGCGAAAAAATTCTCGTCACCACTCATCCAGAGCACCGCGATATCTGGTTCTGGACGATCCCGTTCAGCAACGGCCGCTGCTCGGTGGGCGTTGTCGCGGCCGAGGAACACTTCAACGACCGCGACAGCGATCTGGATGCCTGCCTGCGCAGTTTCATTGCCGAGACGCCAAGTCTTGCCGGCGTATTGAACAACGCTGTCTGGGACACCCCGGCGCGCACGCTCGGCGGTTACGCCGCCAATGTGAAAACCCTGCACGGGCCTGGCTTTGCCTTGCTCGGTAACGCGGCGGAATTTCTCGACCCGGTGTTCTCCTCCGGTGTGACCATCGCCATGCGTTCGGCGAGCATGGCGGCAGCGGTTTTGCACCGTCAGTTGCAGGGCGAAACCGTCGACTGGCAAAGCGAATTCGCCGAACCGCTCAAGCGCGGCGTCGACACCTTTCGCTGCTACGTCGAGGGTTGGTACGCCGGCACCTTTCAGGACGTGATTTTCTATGAAGACAGCCAGGCGGAAATTCGCCGGATGATCTGCTCGATCCTCGCCGGGTACGCCTGGGACGAACGCAACCCGTTCGTCAGCGAAGCGCGCCGCCGCTTGAAGATGATTTCCGAACTCTGTGCAAAGGACGCCACATGA
- a CDS encoding glycosyltransferase family 2 protein — protein MHNPCAVIPVYNHETAITTVVDALLAQGLPCILVDDASTPSCARVLDALAERDNVHLVRLTANQGKGGAVMTGLREASLLGFSHALQVDADGQHDLHDVARFVEESRAHPEAMICGYPLFDESVPKGRLYARYLTHVMVWINTLSLQIRDSMCGFRVYPLAPTLAVIDSAKVGKRMDFDSDILVRLSWRNQPMRWLQTSVHYPLDGVSHFRLFHDNALISSMHTRLFLGMLLRFPVILWRRWRT, from the coding sequence ATGCATAACCCTTGCGCGGTGATCCCGGTTTATAACCACGAAACCGCGATCACCACGGTGGTCGACGCCCTGCTCGCGCAAGGCCTGCCGTGCATTCTGGTGGACGACGCCAGCACGCCATCCTGTGCCAGGGTTCTCGACGCACTGGCCGAGCGCGACAACGTGCATCTGGTGCGCCTGACCGCGAATCAGGGCAAGGGCGGTGCGGTGATGACCGGTTTGCGCGAAGCCTCACTATTGGGTTTCAGCCATGCGCTGCAGGTCGATGCCGACGGTCAGCACGACTTGCACGACGTGGCGCGTTTCGTCGAGGAATCCCGTGCCCATCCCGAGGCGATGATCTGCGGTTATCCGCTGTTCGACGAGAGTGTGCCGAAAGGCCGTTTGTACGCGCGCTACCTGACCCACGTGATGGTCTGGATCAACACGCTGTCACTGCAGATCCGCGATTCGATGTGCGGGTTTCGCGTCTATCCGCTGGCCCCGACGCTGGCGGTGATCGATTCGGCGAAAGTCGGCAAGCGCATGGATTTCGATTCGGACATTCTTGTACGCCTGTCGTGGCGCAATCAGCCGATGCGCTGGCTGCAAACCAGCGTGCACTACCCGCTGGACGGTGTGTCGCACTTCCGTCTGTTCCACGACAACGCACTGATTTCCAGCATGCACACGCGGCTGTTTCTTGGCATGTTGCTGCGCTTCCCGGTGATCCTCTGGCGGCGGTGGCGAACATGA
- a CDS encoding MMPL family transporter translates to MTLPSERRLPWLFLILLLAVVALAGWQWRDGAPLSANLMELVPGTDPDALELRAEQRMQEPLNREMLVLVGHTDRQQAVTMAQTLGEQWQASGLFEKVQWNLQADLPALRTQLLQGRLAMLSADDRQLLIEHPDAFIQQRVQALFDPFSGFSLVPSQDDWLGLTGRIQNSQPQHGSVQLDIGSGALIADADGKSWVLLRARTTGNAFDMNLPLQVAALLQHSREQAAKSDVQLLAASGLLYAANGQQQATREMTWVGGGATVGILLLLLLAFRRWRVLLAFVPVLVGMLFGAVACVALFGHMHVMTLVLGSSLIGVAVDYPLHYLSKSWSLKPWRSWPALRLTLSGLTLSLITSAIGYLALAWTPFPALTQIAVFSAAGLLGAYLSAVCLLPALLSNVELRPAQWPLHLAQRLVNLREKLLERVRTPVLLALLIAFCVGGLVQLQSKNDIRQWVGAPQHLTDEAQAIARITGYQPTSQFFLVRADNQQQLLERQAALSERLQQLVNLDKLQGYLALDQLVSPPNQQEQVREALNKLPQYWQPLLDLGVPLAALQAELQQLQTVPAEDIDAALAGPLGEPYRMLWLGPSEDGVAAMTSLQGFNNPALLRVQALDLPGVMLVNRLGELNEVFAATQISAAELKLASCALIVLVLMLPFGLGGALRIVALPLLAALCSLASLGWLGQPLTLFSLFGLLLVTAISVDYAILMREQVGGAAVSLLGTLLAAVTTWLSFGLLAVSSTPAVSNFGLSVSLGLAFSFMLAPWAGRHEHTATVAEPAA, encoded by the coding sequence ATGACTTTGCCGAGTGAACGCAGGCTGCCCTGGCTGTTTCTGATCCTGCTGCTGGCCGTCGTCGCGCTGGCCGGTTGGCAGTGGCGTGACGGTGCGCCGCTGTCGGCGAATTTGATGGAGCTGGTACCCGGCACTGACCCTGACGCTCTCGAACTGCGCGCCGAACAACGCATGCAGGAACCGCTCAACCGCGAAATGCTGGTTCTGGTCGGCCACACCGATCGCCAGCAAGCCGTCACCATGGCGCAGACCCTGGGTGAGCAATGGCAAGCCAGCGGGTTGTTCGAAAAAGTGCAGTGGAACCTGCAAGCGGATCTGCCGGCCCTGCGCACGCAACTGCTGCAAGGGCGGCTGGCGATGCTCTCGGCGGATGACCGGCAACTGCTGATCGAACACCCCGACGCCTTCATTCAGCAACGCGTGCAGGCCCTGTTCGATCCGTTCAGTGGTTTCAGTCTGGTGCCAAGTCAGGACGACTGGCTGGGCCTGACCGGGCGCATTCAGAACAGCCAGCCGCAGCACGGTTCGGTGCAACTGGACATCGGCAGCGGCGCGTTGATTGCCGATGCCGACGGCAAGAGCTGGGTGCTGCTGCGAGCGCGCACCACCGGCAACGCCTTCGACATGAACTTGCCGCTGCAAGTCGCCGCACTGCTGCAACACAGTCGCGAGCAGGCCGCGAAATCCGATGTGCAACTGCTCGCCGCCAGCGGCTTGCTGTACGCGGCCAACGGTCAGCAGCAAGCGACTCGTGAAATGACCTGGGTTGGCGGCGGCGCCACTGTCGGCATTCTGTTGCTGCTGTTGCTCGCTTTCCGTCGCTGGCGCGTGTTGCTGGCATTTGTGCCAGTGCTGGTCGGCATGTTGTTCGGTGCGGTGGCGTGTGTGGCGCTGTTTGGCCATATGCATGTGATGACACTGGTGCTAGGTTCCAGCCTGATCGGCGTGGCCGTGGATTATCCGCTGCATTATCTCTCGAAGAGCTGGAGCCTGAAGCCGTGGCGCAGTTGGCCAGCCTTGCGCTTGACCTTGTCGGGGCTGACCCTGAGCCTGATCACCAGCGCCATCGGTTATCTGGCGCTGGCATGGACGCCGTTCCCGGCGCTGACGCAAATCGCCGTGTTCTCTGCCGCAGGATTGCTCGGTGCGTATTTGTCGGCCGTCTGCCTGCTGCCAGCGCTACTGAGCAACGTCGAACTGCGGCCCGCACAATGGCCGTTGCATCTGGCCCAGCGCCTGGTCAATCTGCGCGAAAAACTTCTCGAACGCGTGCGCACACCGGTGTTGCTGGCGCTGCTGATCGCCTTCTGCGTGGGCGGTCTGGTTCAGTTGCAAAGCAAGAATGACATCCGCCAATGGGTCGGCGCTCCGCAACATCTGACCGACGAAGCGCAGGCCATCGCGCGCATCACCGGCTATCAGCCCACCAGCCAGTTCTTCCTCGTGCGCGCCGACAATCAGCAGCAATTGCTCGAACGGCAGGCCGCACTGAGCGAGCGTCTGCAGCAACTGGTCAACCTCGACAAGCTGCAAGGCTATCTGGCCCTCGATCAACTGGTCAGCCCACCGAACCAGCAAGAACAGGTGCGCGAGGCGTTGAACAAACTGCCGCAATACTGGCAGCCATTGCTCGACCTCGGTGTACCGCTCGCCGCCCTGCAAGCAGAACTGCAACAGCTGCAGACCGTGCCCGCTGAAGACATCGACGCGGCATTGGCCGGTCCACTTGGCGAGCCTTATCGCATGCTTTGGCTCGGCCCGAGCGAAGACGGCGTGGCGGCGATGACCAGCCTGCAAGGTTTTAACAACCCGGCGCTGCTGCGCGTGCAAGCGCTGGACTTGCCGGGGGTAATGCTGGTCAATCGCCTCGGTGAGTTGAACGAGGTTTTCGCCGCGACGCAGATCAGCGCCGCTGAACTGAAACTCGCTTCCTGCGCGTTGATCGTGCTGGTGCTGATGTTGCCGTTCGGTCTCGGCGGTGCGCTGCGCATCGTCGCCCTGCCGTTGCTCGCCGCGCTGTGCAGCCTCGCCAGTCTTGGCTGGCTTGGTCAGCCACTGACCCTGTTCAGCCTGTTCGGCCTGCTGCTGGTGACCGCAATCAGCGTCGACTACGCGATTCTCATGCGTGAACAAGTCGGTGGCGCAGCGGTGAGCCTGCTCGGCACCTTGCTGGCCGCTGTGACGACGTGGCTATCGTTTGGTTTGCTGGCGGTTTCCAGCACGCCGGCGGTGAGCAATTTCGGCCTGTCGGTGAGCCTCGGTCTGGCCTTCAGCTTCATGCTGGCGCCGTGGGCCGGACGCCACGAACACACCGCGACAGTCGCGGAGCCAGCGGCATGA
- a CDS encoding class I SAM-dependent methyltransferase, whose protein sequence is MNYLSDSYVEETRFGFWFLRSHTWQHHVLRVAINDLRGLFSETLPEHPVLLDAGCGQGKSFGHLRQTFAPQRLIGVDADPHSLELSGAEATRLDLDVELIGSDCATLNVADASVDLLFCHQTFHHLVEQEKALAEFYRVLKPGGYLLFAESTEAYIDTWVIRWLFRHPMHVQKSAAQYLQMISEQGFEFGEGNVSYPYLWWSRSKDFGLLERFGLRKPKPFGEREETLVNVVARKPLEGDR, encoded by the coding sequence ATGAACTACTTGAGCGACAGCTACGTCGAGGAAACCCGCTTCGGTTTCTGGTTTCTGCGCAGCCACACCTGGCAGCACCATGTGTTGCGCGTGGCGATCAATGATTTACGCGGCTTGTTCAGTGAAACGCTGCCGGAACATCCGGTGTTGCTGGATGCCGGTTGTGGTCAGGGCAAGTCGTTCGGTCATCTGCGCCAGACCTTTGCGCCACAGCGTTTGATCGGCGTAGATGCTGACCCGCACAGCCTTGAATTGAGCGGCGCAGAAGCGACGCGTCTGGATCTGGACGTGGAACTGATCGGCAGCGATTGCGCGACACTCAATGTGGCAGACGCCAGCGTTGACCTGCTGTTCTGCCACCAGACTTTTCATCATCTGGTCGAGCAGGAAAAGGCCCTGGCCGAGTTTTATCGGGTGCTGAAACCGGGTGGCTATCTGCTGTTCGCCGAGTCCACCGAGGCATACATTGATACGTGGGTGATCCGCTGGCTGTTCCGCCATCCGATGCACGTGCAGAAGAGTGCAGCGCAGTATCTGCAGATGATTAGCGAGCAGGGTTTCGAATTTGGCGAGGGCAATGTTTCCTACCCGTATTTGTGGTGGAGCCGGTCGAAGGATTTTGGCTTGCTGGAACGGTTTGGGTTGCGCAAGCCGAAGCCGTTTGGTGAGCGCGAAGAGACGTTGGTGAACGTTGTCGCGCGCAAGCCGCTTGAAGGTGATCGTTGA
- a CDS encoding aromatic amino acid ammonia-lyase — MTTPTHEPVTFGERPLRIEDVLALANRQAPVQLQSDADYRERIAKGARFLDSLLDKEGVIYGVTTGYGDSCVVAVPLHHVEALPRHLYTFHGCGLGKLLDAQAIRAVLAARLQSLCHGVSGVRVELLERLHAFLEYDILPLIPEEGSVGASGDLTPLSYVAATLSGEREVMFRGERRQAADVHRELGWTPLVLRPKEALALMNGTAVMTGLACLAFARADYLLQLATRITALNVVALQGNPEHFDERLFAAKPHPGQMQVAAWLRKDLAIDAPTAPLHRLQDRYSLRCAPHVLGVLADSLNWLRSFIETELNSANDNPIIDAEAERVLHGGHFYGGHIAFAMDSLKNLVANVADLLDRQLALLVDERYNHGLPSNLSGAPADRAMINHGFKAVQIGTSAWTAEALKNTMPASVFSRSTECHNQDKVSMGTIAARDAIRVLELTEQVAAATLLAANQGVWLRAQAEDARPLPPSLAAMHEELAKDFPPVIEDRALEGELRLCLQHIAAQHWRLHA; from the coding sequence ATGACGACGCCAACCCATGAGCCGGTAACCTTCGGCGAACGCCCATTGCGCATCGAAGACGTGCTGGCCCTGGCCAATCGTCAGGCGCCCGTGCAGTTGCAGAGCGACGCCGACTACCGCGAGCGCATCGCCAAAGGCGCGCGGTTCCTTGATTCGCTGCTGGACAAGGAAGGCGTGATCTACGGCGTCACCACCGGTTACGGCGATTCCTGCGTGGTCGCGGTGCCGTTGCATCACGTCGAAGCGTTGCCGCGTCATCTCTACACCTTCCACGGTTGCGGGTTGGGCAAGCTGCTTGATGCGCAAGCCATTCGCGCGGTGCTCGCGGCACGTTTGCAGTCGTTGTGCCACGGCGTTTCCGGGGTACGCGTGGAGCTGCTGGAGCGTCTGCACGCGTTTCTCGAATACGACATCCTGCCGCTGATTCCTGAAGAAGGCTCGGTGGGCGCCAGCGGCGATCTGACGCCGTTGTCTTACGTCGCCGCAACACTGTCCGGCGAGCGTGAAGTGATGTTCCGTGGCGAACGCCGTCAGGCGGCCGACGTGCATCGCGAACTGGGCTGGACGCCTTTGGTGCTGCGCCCGAAAGAAGCCTTGGCGCTGATGAACGGCACTGCGGTGATGACCGGCCTCGCCTGCCTGGCTTTCGCCCGCGCCGACTATCTGCTGCAACTGGCCACGCGCATCACCGCGCTCAATGTGGTCGCGCTGCAAGGCAACCCGGAGCACTTCGACGAACGCCTGTTCGCCGCCAAACCGCATCCGGGGCAAATGCAGGTCGCCGCGTGGCTGCGCAAGGATCTGGCGATCGACGCACCGACCGCGCCACTGCATCGATTGCAGGATCGCTATTCGCTGCGTTGCGCCCCGCATGTGCTTGGCGTGTTGGCCGACAGCCTGAACTGGCTGCGTTCGTTCATCGAAACCGAACTGAACAGCGCCAATGACAACCCGATCATCGACGCCGAAGCCGAGCGCGTGTTGCACGGCGGGCACTTCTACGGCGGCCATATCGCGTTCGCCATGGACAGCCTGAAAAACCTCGTGGCCAACGTTGCTGACCTGCTCGATCGGCAGCTCGCCTTGCTGGTGGATGAGCGCTACAACCACGGTCTGCCGAGCAACCTCTCCGGCGCCCCGGCGGATCGCGCGATGATCAACCATGGCTTCAAAGCCGTGCAGATCGGCACCAGCGCCTGGACCGCCGAAGCATTGAAAAACACCATGCCGGCCAGCGTGTTCTCGCGCTCCACCGAGTGCCACAACCAGGACAAAGTGAGCATGGGCACCATCGCCGCCCGCGATGCGATCCGTGTGCTGGAACTGACCGAACAGGTCGCCGCCGCGACATTGCTCGCCGCCAACCAAGGCGTGTGGCTGCGTGCTCAAGCGGAGGATGCCCGACCGCTGCCACCGTCACTGGCGGCAATGCACGAAGAACTCGCCAAGGACTTCCCGCCAGTTATCGAAGACCGCGCACTGGAAGGCGAATTGCGCCTCTGCCTGCAACACATCGCCGCGCAACACTGGAGGCTGCATGCGTAG
- a CDS encoding glycosyl transferase yields MTSETDKKHWADREERGSFLLMKFTAFAAKVLGRRLLSPLLYGIVLYFFLFGRTARRSAWQYQQRLAAWSQRDALRPTHWRVFGQFMAFADSMLDKLDVWNGKLRIEQIEIIDPALLRNQLRGSRGQLLVGAHLGNLEVCRALAEIGEKVTMNVLVHTKHAEQFNRLLGEAGATNLRLIQVSELDPVIMLQLHERLERGEWLAIAGDRVPLHGGRSVTVDFLGHPAPFPQGPWLLAGLLKCPVNLLMCLKQPDGHYRLTLEPFADAVVWKRSEREQVIHQWATRYAQRLSHYCLEAPQQWFNFYPFWKTDDDANP; encoded by the coding sequence ATGACCAGCGAGACCGACAAGAAGCACTGGGCCGACCGCGAAGAACGCGGCAGTTTCCTGCTGATGAAATTCACCGCGTTCGCCGCCAAGGTCCTTGGTCGACGCCTGCTCAGCCCGTTGCTCTACGGCATCGTCCTGTACTTTTTCCTGTTCGGCCGCACCGCACGGCGCAGTGCCTGGCAATACCAGCAGCGCCTGGCCGCATGGAGCCAGCGCGACGCGTTGCGCCCGACGCATTGGCGAGTGTTCGGCCAGTTCATGGCCTTCGCCGATTCCATGCTCGACAAGCTCGACGTATGGAATGGCAAGCTCCGTATCGAACAGATCGAAATCATCGACCCGGCGCTGCTGCGCAACCAGTTGCGCGGCAGTCGCGGGCAACTGCTGGTCGGCGCTCACCTGGGCAATCTCGAAGTCTGTCGCGCACTGGCGGAGATCGGCGAAAAGGTCACTATGAACGTGCTGGTGCACACCAAACACGCCGAGCAATTCAACCGCCTGCTCGGTGAAGCCGGGGCGACCAATCTGCGCCTGATTCAGGTCAGCGAGCTCGACCCGGTGATCATGCTGCAACTGCACGAACGGCTGGAGCGCGGCGAGTGGCTGGCGATTGCCGGCGACCGCGTGCCGCTGCACGGCGGGCGCAGTGTCACCGTAGACTTTCTCGGCCACCCGGCGCCGTTCCCGCAAGGCCCGTGGCTGCTCGCCGGTTTGCTGAAATGCCCGGTCAATCTGCTGATGTGCCTCAAGCAGCCGGACGGTCACTATCGCCTGACCCTCGAGCCCTTCGCCGATGCCGTGGTATGGAAGCGCAGTGAGCGCGAGCAGGTCATTCATCAGTGGGCCACCCGCTATGCGCAGCGCCTGAGTCACTATTGCCTCGAAGCGCCGCAACAATGGTTCAACTTTTACCCTTTCTGGAAGACCGATGACGACGCCAACCCATGA
- a CDS encoding acyl-CoA thioesterase — protein MRSAGVLHADTEILVPFFDVDTMHVVWHGHYVKYLEVARCALLDKIGHNYTQMLESGYAWPIIDLQLRYVRGAVFGQRLNVRASLVEWENRLKINYLITDLHSGERLTRASSVQVAVEVSSREMQLASPRVFTNAVERMLR, from the coding sequence ATGCGTAGCGCCGGAGTGCTTCACGCCGACACCGAAATCCTCGTGCCGTTTTTCGACGTCGACACCATGCACGTCGTCTGGCACGGCCATTACGTCAAGTATCTGGAAGTCGCGCGTTGCGCACTGCTGGACAAGATCGGCCACAACTACACGCAGATGCTCGAGTCGGGTTACGCCTGGCCGATCATCGACCTGCAATTGCGCTACGTGCGCGGTGCAGTGTTCGGTCAACGCCTGAACGTACGCGCCAGTCTGGTCGAGTGGGAAAACCGGCTGAAGATCAATTACCTGATCACCGACCTGCACAGCGGCGAACGCCTGACCCGCGCCAGCTCGGTGCAGGTCGCCGTTGAGGTGAGCAGTCGCGAGATGCAGCTGGCTTCGCCGAGGGTCTTCACCAATGCCGTGGAAAGGATGCTGCGATGA